gcagtagggttttgtgatgcagattatgcgggagatcgagtggatagaaggagcacttcgggcatgtgttgcttccttggaagctcgctcaacatgtggtcaagcaagaaacaagccacagtggctctatccacagctgaagctgaatatatATCCGCATCCGCTTGTTGTTcgcaattaatttggttaaaaactcaattggaagattacaaattaaagatcaatagcatacccttattttgtgataacatgagtgcaataaatatttcaaaaaatcctgttttgcactcaagaacaaagcacattgaaattaaatatcatttcattagagaacatgtgcaaaagagaactattgatattcaatttgtaaaatctgaagaccaaattgctgatatttttacaaaaccctTATGTGAAGACAGATTCTGCACCTTAAGAAACAGTTTGGGAATGATAGAATTAAGTTCTGTTGAAAATTTGTGAACTTTTTGATTCTGTTTGGTTTTGTCTCGTAGGAAAGCAGGAGACAAATTTCAGGATGTGTTGAATGGGCCATGATTCAGGGGGAGGCTGCGCAGACTTTACTGGGCCCACATAATCAAGTTTGACCCCtcattgaatttttaatgactCCTCACTTTATGATGATCAAATCTTTTGAGTGTCATATCATATCTCATTGGAAGTAGTTAatgtcaaatcaaatctttctctcTCCAACTAATCCCTTGATTCAAGGAACCTTCTTTTCAAATTCTTGGGAAACCGCCTTGGGTAATAACCGCACATAATGATCATTAACCACTCCCATCATTCTCTCTCCAATCAACATTTAATGCTACCTTAACCTCCCTCCAACTCTCACCCTCGGCCAACCTTTCTTCTTCCACCACCATTGTCTCTCTccataatgaaaaagaaaaccgcTTCAAGAAAAAGTGGAAGAATCAATCTCTCTCAAAAACCGTTCACTCCACAAACACACACTCATATTCACATTCACTCTACATCCTCTTCCTCTCCCTCTCAATCGgccaaaccaacatccaccATGAGAAAGAAGATTGCTCACAAGAGTTCTGGCCGTGGCAAAAATAAGGAGCCCAGTGTTGATGAAGAGTCATCTCAGACATCACCCGTTCCATCTCCACCACCGCGCTCACCCAAGAAGGCAACACCACACACATCAGGAAAAAGCTCTCAGAAGCCCAAAGGTTTCGTGTTGCATGAAACTAGGGAACCAGCGAACCTCAGGATGATTGATGGTGCTCTCCATTCTTATGTGAAACGTGTGCATATGGTTCTAAACTCAGAAACCCTGGGTGCTGCCCTCGGGTACACGGACGAGGGACCAAAAGCATACATGAATGACAAATGGGATGATCATGTTGGGATCGGTTACAAACAGGTTCTCAGCCATATTTGTGCAAACATGTCTGGATTAGATGGCACGGTCCCTACTCATAAAGCTCTTGGACCAACAAACTCATTGCTGCATCGCATCATTACCCACATTTTAACTCCACAGAGTGGTTCTCACAATAGGGTAACTGTATCTGATTCTTTAATCATTTTTGCCCTTATTACTTCTACTCCTATTTCATTTGCTTATCTTATGATCCGACATATGTGGGACTGTGTAAGAAGTACCAAAAAGGCAAATCTGCCTTATGGAATGTTTCTCACGTGTGTTTTTGAGTACTATAAGGTAGATTTAACCAATGAGTTTGTGGAGAACAAAACTTCCATGATCAAAGGTGGTGGTGCGGTAAAAGGGACAAAGAGCAAGAAACCGATGCCTATGGATAGTGATCTAGAAAGTCAGTTTGAATCTTCTAAGGCAACTGAGTCGTCAAGGGAAATTCTCACCAAATTCTCTAACATGTCCACTCTCATGATTCAATTCCATAGAGCTGCTCGAAAGCTAGCCTATGAAAATGAACGTGCCTGGGGCAGATGCAAAGAGCGAGTGGGTATGATGCTGGAGAATCTGGAAAAGGATCTGGGCGCTGGCAGTGAGGAAGATGCTGCAGATTCTGATTACAATCTGTCTGATGATTagtatttattctattttacttGATATTGGCTTAAGTAGGCTcaatctttttttgttttttgttgtaTGAGCGTAACTTCAAACTCCCTGCTCTATGATACTGTCAAAGACTCATGTTATTTTGCTGTCTTATTATGTTTATGCTGTGGTATTCTTCATATTTTGTGCAGGTGTCCCCCtatgatgacaaaagggggaggaaaATATGTTTCCAAAATTGAAAAtggaaacaaagaaaaacaggGGATGAGAAGAATAGGAACAGagatgaaatttttcaaaattgaaaattcatgatctctcttgttcaaaagatgcatGTTAGTTGATGATATTATTTGCATTGTTCCAACTGAATTTGGCTTATCATATTTTGATTACTTTGATTTGGCATCTGGTTTATAGTTATGCTTGATTTCTATGCCCTGCTGATTGATTAATTATTGATAGCCTTATTGTCTTGAAAATGTATTTTTGGCAGTTCCTCTAAAATTGTATAAAGCATCAAAAACTGCCTTATTCTGCTTTACAAATATTTTCCTTATGCTATTTTGCTCTGATATATTGAAAAGGAAAATGTTTGGATTTTTTGTTGAACTTTTGAGCAGAAAATCAATTATGATAACAAATAAGTTTTTGATTATCACCAAACTCTGCTCATAGATCAAGTATTCAacattttcaaataaatatgTTGAATAACATTGTTATTTTAAAGCTTGATTAAATTGTTACAGGTTTTATGCTTCCCTTGGTATAGTAGCACATATTGAGGGGGAGCCATGTAACACTTTGAAAGGGAAGAAACTCAATCCTCAAAGGGAGTACTTGTACTCtaatctttattttctttccatttcaattttaataatgtttgtcatcaagggggagattgatgagtttggaaaactccaaattaatttttgtgatgaacaaacattgttaaaatatataattacaaaattattaataatattaattgattatatgctaattaataattttgtaatgcaGGAATTAAATTGGGCCGAAAATAAAAATGGTGCTAGCCCAATTTGCATTCAGCCTTGGTTTTGATAATAAATTGAAAATGGCTGTTTTAATGTTGCTTGGGCCCAAATGATTTTGATTGCTCTAAGCCCAAGTGGATCACATGCTTTCCATTAGTTTTATGCATGCTCCAAATCttatcaggaaagcaaatgttatTAATGGGCCAAGATCAAATATTGTTGCAATCAAGCCCATATTTTACAAGAGTTCCTCATGCATGATCCGAAACCAAAGAAGGAAGAAAGCAAAATTGCTTTCAAcggatccaaagattcaaacaTTAGATGGATTCCAAAATTCATTTAATTACAATATATTGCATGGGAACTATGAGAGAGAATATGAGTGACTTTGATTTGATGGACATCATTGAGCTACACGTTACTCAGTAAAGGAAAGTGAACATTTATTTTGCTTCATCAATCTTGCTTTAGTCAATGTTcaatttctctctcttctctctcatctctttcctCTCTTCTTCGGTTAATACACAGGAAACAATGGTAGCCATGGAAGCAAATGTAAGCTACCGAAAGGAAGGGAGGACAAGCTACAAGACCATCGAGTTGATGgcacgaaaaagaaaaggaaaagtatGCTGTGGCTAAGATCTGCATCACTTATGGTAAGATTTTGTGATGAGATCCTGGCTTCTTCATACCCAAAAAGAAtgaagaagattcggccagcagaAAGATCTTGGAGGCGTGACTTGTCTTCGGCTctgatcaaccaccacagggagtagctagagtggcgaagtgatggttgaaggcagaagttgaagcagatgaagtcatcatcatcatgaagcatcaagggccagaaatccatcttggagaggaagccaaggatggagcgctcggattgatgaagagtggtgaccaaggaaggactagaggtatttgcatgttggtttttgcatgagttacctcttctctctggatggccgaaccggtttttgTTGAAGGAAAAAAGAAGCTGAGCTCGGGTTGGTGTCTCAACCGTGAAGGCCtcacttctctataaaagaggtgaacagtcatggtttgaggcaaggagtaagatttgagagtgcaaggcacagagttctcagagctacctaagctagcagttcttcttctccttcaaagtattatgtttaattttgtcatgtcttgagtctcatggaaaaaggcaaacagtgaggtttgtagaaaaagccatagagcggaaaaaggcagagagtgcaaaattaaaagaaaaagccatagatgtccttgaggtcctttgtacatctgtgttgtgtttcatgattctgtgggaatccccttgtaagttgggttagcactttacaagttgtaatctggatgattatagtgaaatttcatcattgttgtgatggagactggatgtaggctgcactgcacttagcagctgaaccaggatatatctgggtgttatcttctctctctctcttcctactTTAATTCTGATTTTACTGttcagatgaaaaataaaaaatgtctcgtgtcaagtgacgagacaaaatgaaaatgtctcgtggctagggacgagctaaaaacagaaaagccTCCTCTAAGTCCAAGCAAGTGTCAGCAagcaaaaaggggctaagattcaacccccccttctcttagccactgaaaccatcagtAAAGATATTGATATTGACAAGTGTGTGCTTGTTTAGGAGTTGGGACACTAAATTAAACAGTAGAATTAAGTGAGAGAGGTGGAAACTAACGTGTAGTGTTGTTGAACTTGCATGGAAAcagaaaaatttaatatataggGGAGACAATTATATAGTACTATAAAAAGCATAATTTACTTGCAACATCATCATATATAAGTAGCAACACACTTACAAATTATAAAACAAGACTTGCagacattaaaaaaaaaaaaaagaaaagaaaattacaatcccaaaacaagaaaaaatataaaaagacaCAACAGCAATAACCAACATCTGAAACAAATTTCCCATGCAACAATGAACTTGAGAGTGGCcccaagaagaagaagttgtGGCCATTAAGTTGTTCTTGCACGCCGATTTCCACGCCTCCTTCTTTTGATTCTTTTGCCTCCAAACATGATCACAAGCCATTGAGGCTTTCCAATTGAGAAAACACAACATCCCAAGCCAATTCCAAGCACCATTCCACATGCATATCCTATTGCCACTGGTTTCCAACCAAACCCAAATTTGTCTTCACCCTCAGAAGGTGGATCTTGTTGCAAAGGGACATTGTCATGGCATTGAATTGACAATGGCCATCCACATAGCCCCATGTTTCCCACATAGGAATCGTTTGAAAATGTATCACTGTTTTCCTCTGGGTATTGGTCCCACCAATTGATTTTGGGAAAGATTCAAGACTTCAAGAAAGTTCAGATTTGTCAATTCAGTAGGAATATTACCAGTAAGCATATTTGAGGAGAGATCCAATGATTCAAGGTTTGTCAAATTTCCCAAAGAGTGGGGAATATGACCAACAAGTCTGTTATGTGAAAGGTTGAGGCCTTTGAGTTTATGAAGCTCTCCAATAACATCTGGAATCTCTCCTTCAAATTTGTTTCCTGAGAAATCAATGATGGCAAGAATGGTTGGAATTTTCTCAAAATCTAATCTAACCCCTTTAATTGTTCCAGACAACGAATCCTCGTAGTCTTTTTGAATGTTTATCGAAGAAATACCGCCATAACTAAAAGTTTGGAAATAATCAAAACTGATTTGAACTTCTGCTCCAAGAACACCCTTCATGGCTTGGAAACTTTTTATGTAGGCTTTTGGTAATTGGCCACTAAAATTATTGGATGAGATATCAAAAACAAGTAGATGAGAAAAGGCATCTTTGGTTTTCAAGCTGACAATGGGTCCATACAACTTATTGGATTGTAAAACTAATATCCTCAAATTCTCTAAACTTTGAAGCCAATTTGGAAATGTATCCTCTATTTGATTGTTGCCAAGATTCAAATCCATCAAATATTCACAGTTGGACAAAGATCTAGGCAAATGGCCTTCCAATTGGTTCCCATTGAGATTCAATGAAATGAGATACCTTGGAAATGTACTCGGCAGAGTACCATGAAGTTTATTCATTTGCAAATCCAAAACCTCGAGGCTTGATGAATTGGCAAGGCATCGTGGAATGGTGCCTCTGAACTTATTGTGCGACAAGTTGAGAATCTGGAGAGAAGTTGCATTACAAATGAAGGAAATACTGTCATCACTCAACAAGTTGAAACTAAGATCAAGGTATACAAGTTGATACCATGGGAATTGGCCTACTGATGACAATTGGTTATGTGAAAGTTTCAAAATCTCTAATGAATGCATATCATGTAACCATTGGGAAACTTTTCCTTCAAGTTTATTTTCTGATAATTCGAGAGTTAGCAACACTGGAAATTCCCATGAGATTTTGGAGAAGTTAGTTAAATCAACCTGAAACAACATCAATTCGAGCAAGTTGGTGAACTGGTGACTAGCATTGGTTTCAGAAGACAGTAACAATGAATTGAAACCTGAAAGAGAAAGAGATATAAGGTTTAGAAACTTGGAAAAAAGTGAAAAGTCGAGAGGACCACTCCAATTGCCTGACAAACACAACatattgagatttacaaggttaAACAATGATTCTGGAACATTTCCTTGTAACTTATTCCCGCATAAGCTTAGAGCCTGCAAGGAATGGGATGAGATTGCACTCATGTGTCCAGTAAACTGATTATTTGATAGATCTAGGATGGTCAAAAATGGTAAAGAGAAACACCAAGATGGAATTGTCTCACTCAACAAGTTATCATTTAAATACAGTTTAGTCAAACTTGAAAAACCTGTTATTTTGTTAGGCAGAGGCCCCTGAAACTTATTATGAGAACAATCCAAGATGGAAATTTGAGTTGAGTAGTTAGCTAATGATGATAGCAATAACTTCCCACCCAAATTGTTATTGCTAAGTATGAGTGTTTGTAATTTGATCAACTGACCAAGAAAGTTTGGAACATGACCACTAAATGTATTGAATGAAAGGTCCAAGTGAGTGAGATGTTGAAGGTTTGAGAATGATGGGATTGAGCCACTGAATTTATTGTATGAAAGGTCCAAGTGAGTGAGATGTTGAAGCTTTGAGAGATATGATGGGATTGAGCCACTGAATTCATTGTATGAAAGGTCCAAGTGAGTGAGATGTTGAAGCTTTGAGAACAATGATGTGATTGGGCCACTAAATGTATTGTATGAAAGGTCCAAGTAAGTGAGATTTGTGAGGTTGAAAAGGAAGGAGGAATTTGTGATCTTGGGATTTGACACCATGAAAGATccaaaaaattaagagaagtaCTGCAATTTAACTTTGGAACATGGACTTGAATGTTTTCATTTTTAGATAGATAGAGCTCATGAAGATTGGGTAAACAAAGAATGTGACTTGTCAAATGTCCCCTTATTCCAGTATCAACAAGACTAAGAGTAACCAAAGGGAAGGAAAAAGACCAATTGGAGGAAGTTGTAGTGATGGAAGACATGTCAGCATCATCCAATACAATCTCTCTTAAAGCAGTTGCATTTTGCAACATTCTCTTCCAAGTGATTTCTTTCCATATCAAACCATCATTCTAAGAGAGATCAAGTGATTGTAATTTGGAAAGGTGTGACATTTGGGAAGGAATTTCACCTTCGAATTCACAATGAGATAAATTCAAGTGTGTGAGACTCACAAACCCACCAAACAGAGATGGCAATTCAGAACCATAGATAGAATTGTAAGCAAGGCTAAGTGTTTGGAGATGAGTAAGATGGAAAAGAGTGCTGTTAGGATGGATTTTACCTTTAAGTGTACTACAACTAAGATCAAGGCCAATCACGTGACCAGACACAGAATGGCACGTGACACCCATCCATGAACAGCAATCTGTCCCATTTTTCCACGTACTCGTCTTTAGAAAAACATGGAGGCAGTCATCCTCATAAGAAAAGTCGGTGTGAAAACTAAGTTCAGTGTTGATGAAGTGAAGCAATGCAGAACTCTCCTCTGAATGGCATGAATGATGAGAAGACAAACATGCGAAAAAGTGGAACAACATAAACATATGGACACAAACCAACACTCTAATAAAAGACCCCATTGATTATTATTGTGCGACAACAAGCTAAGTGTATATGTAATGGCTTTTTACTCTAACTGCTGAATGGTATTGGTATGCCACTCATCAATCAAGAACCATCTATTTATAGCCATCTAATTATGTTGGAATTAATGTTATGGACTTTATTATTGTTCTCCTATCATTAATCATTAATCCGTGTTTAACTTAAGTACTTGACCATACACAGGATGGACGACTTTAATTTAGACCTTCAAATAAGGATCATTTATAAGTATATATACATACCGTATAatttgaccaaattttttatttcttaaaaaatttgggttcatttcttagtttaatttatgGTCATTTGGTTTCGTTTCACTTGAATTTGCTGAACTTGTTCATATGTggttgtttagttagtttttgttCAAATCTAAATTTATTTCGATTTGTTTGTAAATTAACTGAGGTTCACTTGATACTACTattaagtattgaccaaattttttattccttaagaAATTTCGGTTCAattcttagtttaatttatgTTCATTTAGTTTCGTTTCACTTGAATTTGCTGAATTTGTTCATGTGTggttgtttagttagtttttgttCAAATCTGAACATATTTTGGTTTATTTATGAATTAACTGAGATTCATTTGATACTGCTGTTAAGTATTGACCacattttttattccttaaaaaatttctgttcatttcttagtttaatttaggTTCATTTGGTTTTGTTTCACTTGAAGTTCTCCTCCTCGTCTTCcacttcgtcttcttcttctttttcattttttttctttattttctcctTATTTCGTTTTCTTAAAATTCTTCTTGATTTACTCTCTTGAAAGAATAAAACCAAGAAGAAGGAAcgcgaagaaaaaggaagaggaacgcaaaaaagaaggaagaggaatgtgaagaaaaagaatgaaaaacataaagaagtagaagaagaagaaagaagaggaaataAATGCAGAAACGTTTACATAGTTGGAGCGTATATTCATACTCCactaataaaattgatttttattgggTTTAGACCAACTTAATTTGACTTAGTTGCCAAAAAACTTAAATGTATCTCTatgtattaattatttttaaaataagtacataatattaaatataataaatatataattttaaatattatatatataaaattatagatattaaGTTATATAAGATAATTTTGGATTATTCTTTCCCGAGTTAGAGAGAAACATAATTGTATTGATCAAATAATTGATTAAGCCTCAAAATATGTAGAGTAACTTTGACCGAGCAGGAACTTTTCTGTCTTTTTTTTTCCCCTACTTAGCAAAATTAAAGTGAGTTCAAAAGTAATGGCCTAAGTTGTTAAAATGTTGCATCATGCATGTACGCGTTATCTTTGATAAAGTTACTAGTGTATGTATGGCCCTTacctattttaatttttgtggTTCTTTTGAGTAATTGATTGCTTGAAAATCAGGTTGTGCTTCACCGTATACCAGAGTTTAATTCTCTTAATTCTAACAAAGTGCTGGATGGTCTAATTTTCGTTTTGAGTATACACAAATTTTCAACTTGATGGTGGATACCACAATT
The Arachis stenosperma cultivar V10309 chromosome 7, arast.V10309.gnm1.PFL2, whole genome shotgun sequence genome window above contains:
- the LOC130942236 gene encoding LOW QUALITY PROTEIN: receptor-like protein 9DC3 (The sequence of the model RefSeq protein was modified relative to this genomic sequence to represent the inferred CDS: inserted 2 bases in 1 codon); translated protein: MLFQILNLSHNKFRGTIPRCLANSSSLEVLDLQMNKLHGTLPSTFPRYLISLNLNGNQLEGHLPRSLSNCEYLMDLNLGNNQIEDTFPNWLQSLENLRILVLQSNKLYGPIVSLKTKDAFSHLLVFDISSNNFSGQLPKAYIKSFQAMKGVLGAEVQISFDYFQTFSYGGISSINIQKDYEDSLSGTIKGVRLDFEKIPTILAIIDFSGNKFEGEIPDVIGELHKLKGLNLSHNRLVGHIPHSLGNLTNLESLDLSSNMLTGNIPTELTNLNFLEVLNLSQNQLVGPIPRGKQXDTFSNDSYVGNMGLCGWPLSIQCHDNVPLQQDPPSEGEDKFGFGWKPVAIGYACGMVLGIGLGCCVFSIGKPQWLVIMFGGKRIKRRRRGNRRARTT